The genomic segment CATCAGTGCTTACTCTGGGGGAAGGTATCCTGGAGTTCCAACCAGGCGGGTTGCCATCAACTCATCTTCATTAGTTCTGCCAACAAGCTTCACCAATCCAAAATCAGCAACCTACAAGAGCAAATCTTAGGATAGAACATCAGCTTAGAACCTTAAGATATTCCTGCACTATATTTGGATGGCACTAATTATACGGGTGCAGATGTGAGAAACAAAATCCACGCTACACAGGTTTTCTGCACGGGTGTGAATTGTTATTATATACCTTTGCTCTGAGCGTTTCATCAAGTAGAATGTTGCTGGTCTTTATATCGCGGTGCACATATCTGGCTTTGGTATGATCATGGATATATTCAATACCCCTTGCAGCATCAAGTGCAATCTGTGTTCTTGCAGTCCAAGAGAGAGGCTGATGACCTGAAAAACATTGCTTTAGATAAAGAAGATTTTGATTTGAAGACCATCAGAATGCAAAATGTATGCTTCTTGATTTTTTAAGATTTCTAGATTGTCCTTCCCGATAATCCTGCTGGAATTGGGGAGAAAGTTATAGCTATGAGCATTGTTGATATATATGTTAAAAATTTACTATCCCTGCAGGATGAAAATTTACTTTAGTAATAATGCCCACCTGTTATTATAGTTTTATGCACACTCTAATTTTAGGAGAATTCCAGTTTCAGATGATTGTCTTATTCAGATGtctttaaataattatttttaattccttGGAGCTGATGGGAACTTTGCTTTTATCCTATATAAATCTCTGATAATGGTACTCTCTGTACATGTATTAAGCATTTCTTTCACTTTGCAGAAAAATCTGGCATCAGACGGAGCATCTATTTATAGTCAATGACTCCGATTTTATGATCTGCATTCCTAGTATATGTCAACAGGTATCATCATTTGAAATCCAGAAGATTTTAGAGCTTAATAAGATTCGGAATGCAATAACGAATAATAAGCTCCTTTTGCCGGATTACCTTTCAATAATGGATCATGAAGATGTTCACTGAGAGAACCGTTTGGGATGTATTCATAAACTAAGTAGAGGTGGTCATCTCCGCTGGCATACCCCAACAGCTCCACCTTTATTTAGGACTTGGAACCGTAAATACTGGAACCTCCTTCATATACCAATAATAAAACTAACTTGGAGATGATTCTTACCGCATTTATATGGTGTATCTTGCATAGAACTTTGAGCTCTGCCAGGAATTCTTTGGACTTACTTGATCTCATCTTCTTTACTGCAACTTCCTGAATTGTCAGTGGAGTAAACTGGTCTTACTTTTCAAACATCCGAAAGTAGTCGAACTAATTGCACAAAGGAGGTAAACAGAATGCTGAGGCTACAGCAAACTTACCTGCTTTCCCATTATCCCAAGATATACACTCCCGTATCCACCCTCCCCAATTTTTCTGGATTCATCAAAGTTTCCAGTAGCCTCTGCAATCTCCTCTAGAGTGTATACAACTGGCTTCTCGGATTCAATAGCTGTGATATCTGTATATTTACGAACCTTTAATTGAGTTAGTCCCCTCATAGTACAATTTGAAACAACAAACAGATATAGAAGTCTTAGTGCTGTCAAGTTTAGTTTCTCTCATCACCTTCCGAGTTTCCTTTGCTCTGGAAATGCTTATGTAACGAATAAGATTTATTGCTAGTTATAGATTTAGAGAACATTTTAGGATCCTCCCCACTGTTTCTCTGGGGTCTCTTCCTCCTCAGAAGGATTACAAGCAACGTGCATACTGAGAGCATTGTCACAACGGCCAGTATGCTAACCGCTATTTTCCACTCGCGCTTCTTTTGGGAATCTGCATAACATTCCCAGGAAAGAACATATCAAGGAGTCGTCATCATAACTACAATAACATGACAAGTGTGATTTGAAAATTGAGAATAACCTCTAGTTATATTCTCTTATCCATGTAATTGTTTGTTTTCTAAAGGTTGTGTTTTTCCTCAGTATTCAGTGCTGGCCGGCTTGTAAGAAAGgagaatttttcttttgatatgcTGAAGTTAGGACAATGCTATTCTACCAAAAAATGTGCAATTATCCAGATTACGTGCCTGATGCATGAAGGTATTCCAATCCTAAAAGATTGTCTGACTAACGGCAAATTACCCCAAGAAATATATGTGAGACAGGATTAGTACTCAAGTGAAATTTGCAGTTAGCATGTTTGTTTAGAAAAGCTAAAGAGCCTTTGCAGCACTGCGATCTAATATTACACATGATTTATGATGTTCAGACGAGATTCtgatatgcttttttttttttttggggtctaATTTGACTTATTTTCGAGGCCTTAATAAAAATGATTAGTCTGCCACATGATCTAAGACAGGTTTCTCCTTTAGTTACCATAACGTGGGTTTAATTGCAGAGGAATCAAATTGTTACCGCAATCAGAATAGCTGGTCTTAACAAAGATTTACTCACCTTTCTTTATGGGAGAAACTCCACTTTTCTCCATGGGCACGTACAACAACCAACCGATATCAAGATATGATGGATTTGCTGCCAGATATGTATTCAAGCTCTGTATGCCATCGACATCTGAAGCAAGTAAATCTGCAATACTTGATAAGGTATCAAGAGGTTGGACTGTATAAGTTACCACAATCTGAGAGTCACTTTCTACACATCCACACAAGAGATGCATGGTGGCATTCAGTCCCGCAGTGTAGTTTTCTTCTCCGCCAACTTTCCAAGCCTGCCCACTATAAATCTGATTAGAGACATTTGCAAAGGTGTCGTTTCTTTGCAAAGTATAGTCAGTATCATAGAAGTACCCATCAGTGCCATTAACATTTTTGCAAGAACAAGGTACAGTTACAAGGTAGTCATTTCTGTTGTTGTCAGTGATCGGCCTGATTTGTGACGTATTCACCGAGTAATAAGAAGCGATCTGCTCTTTTTTAAAGCCATTGTGCTGGTAAAGGTAAGAATTGCACGTCTTGATGCTGTTAGAGCAGGCAAAAGGATATATACGACTAATCTGAGTTGGGTATGCAGAAGTTCCCATAAACAGCACGCAGAGAGGGAGGAGAAAAACAAGGTAACCACATTTCCTGGTGCCAGAAGCCATAAGCAGCCTTGGCTGAGGTTTGTCTTGTGAAAGGAAGGAATTATTATGACAGAATCGCTATGTAGAAATTTCGAGGTTAACTACTTCCATTTGTCATTATCTGCTTGAAGCTATTACACGGATTGAATACGTTTTGGTTCATCtttgaaatgaaaatcaacacATCACCTACAagttccaataaaaaaaaaaaacgattgGGATATTGCAGCCTGTAAATATCTTATTGTAGCTAACGAAGTCTCTACCAATAAACAATTGCTTCAAGCTTTTGCTAGCAATGAAACCTTTGCCGATCTTTACAATGAACTACTTATTAGCTTATGTATGTTCCTTTTTGGGTAGGTATGAGCTTATGTATGTTCATGTGAAAGTCCAAGCAAGTATTACAATCACAAAGAAAGAACAGCAAGAAATAGATCATCCCAGGATCTATCTATCTCTCTTGCGTAATTGGGAATTCAAATGTATCCGGCGATACAATTAATTTGCTGCCTAACTCGGAACCAGATGCTTGTTATAGCTGTCTTCGAAGCTTTTTGAGGCATGCCTTCTTCAAAAGAAGTAGATTCGACTAATCACTTTGAGAGCACCCACTAAGCACAGCCTTATTACTCGTGAATAAAAATAATCGTCCTTAATTGGATacttaatgaaaaacaaagaagGTATTTTGTATACTTGTTATAGCTGTGCCGGCCAAGAAAACCATATACTAAAAGGACAAAGAGTaactatttcttttgtttttttggtagaaaaagAGCAACTATTCAAGATCCTAGCCCCATTCCAAATAACTGTGGCAGAATCTATAGAAATAAGCTAAACGTTGTGATTGTATTGGATCTTTGCGATGATGATTGATGAGAGGAAACAGATATCCTCTTTTAATATTCGATTAAGATGTGATTAGCAGATTTTTGCAAGTCAGTTGGCGCCATTGACTTCAAAGTTGACTTTCTGTACGTAACAAATACTTGTACCTGGTCATATGGGAACTGCGCTTTAAAAAACCTTCTCCTGTATAAACAAGCATCGCACGATATTATTCTATGATTTTGCGTGCAAGTATCgagtttcttgattttgatttatctGATTCTCAGCTACAATAGTGAATCGTAGAAAGACGTTAGGCAAAAGACAGAGAGTATGATATTTGTCAATCACTCCgtctttttccatctttttttttttttcaagtttatgAATTAGTGTGGGAGCGGATGTCCTAGAAGCATTTGACAAGGTCATTCAAAAAGTTATATAACTCGGCTCACACAAACACCCCACGGTTCCTACTCCCCCACAAATTTTTTGGAAGGACtaagcaaagaaaaagaaaattaaaaagctCTGGCATGCAACTCGTCGCCTTCCAATAGAAGAGACGGGAACATTTATTCATAAAAACAGGGAAGGAGGAAagttgggggggggggtggtgggggtggaaaaaaaaaagaagaagaacgaAAGGCACGTAAATGATGACAAAGTcaatttggattgcatttttcagaAAAAGATTCATTTTGCTACATAAGTTTTCTAATGTATTGTGACGagattaaaaattaaataattgaAAAAACATGTTTAAAAcaatagaaaaaaattttcccaaataattgGCGTACGTACATGTTGCACAATCGCTTCTCTTCATTATGTTGCCCCAAGACTTCACTTCATTATTTTgcgccaattttttttttaaactttatttttgttttcatttttttttctggctTAAACGGCAGAATTTGACTAATTTAAAGCACGTCACCTGGTTAGTGAAGCGAGGAATGATCCTGAACCGGAACGGTCCTGTGCAACCTTCCCAACCCACCGTCTCAGGATTCTCAACATACGCCGACGTTTCTCA from the Coffea arabica cultivar ET-39 chromosome 11e, Coffea Arabica ET-39 HiFi, whole genome shotgun sequence genome contains:
- the LOC113718643 gene encoding lysM domain receptor-like kinase 3, which codes for MASGTRKCGYLVFLLPLCVLFMGTSAYPTQISRIYPFACSNSIKTCNSYLYQHNGFKKEQIASYYSVNTSQIRPITDNNRNDYLVTVPCSCKNVNGTDGYFYDTDYTLQRNDTFANVSNQIYSGQAWKVGGEENYTAGLNATMHLLCGCVESDSQIVVTYTVQPLDTLSSIADLLASDVDGIQSLNTYLAANPSYLDIGWLLYVPMEKSGVSPIKKDSQKKREWKIAVSILAVVTMLSVCTLLVILLRRKRPQRNSGEDPKMFSKSITSNKSYSLHKHFQSKGNSEDITAIESEKPVVYTLEEIAEATGNFDESRKIGEGGYGSVYLGIMGKQEVAVKKMRSSKSKEFLAELKVLCKIHHINAVELLGYASGDDHLYLVYEYIPNGSLSEHLHDPLLKGHQPLSWTARTQIALDAARGIEYIHDHTKARYVHRDIKTSNILLDETLRAKVADFGLVKLVGRTNEDELMATRLVGTPGYLPPESVKELQVTTKTDVFAFGVVLAELITGKRALFRDNMEPQKMKSLITILNSAFEDEDPESALESIVDGNLRGSYPMEDVYKMAEISQWCLSGDAINRPEMREVVVALSQIRVSSVEWEASLGGNSQVFSGVFNGR